Proteins found in one Eretmochelys imbricata isolate rEreImb1 chromosome 9, rEreImb1.hap1, whole genome shotgun sequence genomic segment:
- the LOC144269775 gene encoding uncharacterized protein LOC144269775: MVHPDQTYTVPGHSIFDHLYLVQDLLELRYRYGLLFTLLSLDQEKTFNMKDSVYLLGSLRAFSFRPQFVGSLQVLFASAECLVRLSWTMTEPVSFGCEVAESPLVCWRLVLVRVTKIGDTLDYDLGGWVDPQALGRRMGLSTLTTPRRLLQEMEAALPPMAWFFLDPARGAAHGPGPRPAEGPPGGGRRAAAAQGAGVPGAGAALPAGAGGPRRLSPLWEEEAAAARELAGLAGAAGGGQREAASPETPLFRSFFAAECLAIARQLERPGPELSGIAAEPLPLEAPWSPLGERRAGSEPGAAGEPGAAGGRSPGATGAVLPAGPGGALPGKGAGDAERRGLPGLQARALSALNLTAELRGPARAGAPLGQTTFEISAAHPLGSTVTSAVERELLAEQSSLKDSEVDDLERSRSAYRTHELDIVSNESTVSVGSSSFATSTPLMGPAKFHFVTGSPLGDDLEQRDPNPSRRSMPRELTCPGQAGCKSAAPKVTRSPMPKCGNLPEESCGKVTLKPPQRSTALPVSSRSCTSAEGQAAVKSLPLAFTTPRTSRSLALASFESRRASRELLRAGLPPRSRGISLEGKATRLSLGNSRPSMQKAAATGKTSQGSNVETQPAAQLPASGTVKRSATKLPCSDKCPSSLRPPAKLPGLSSGSRPLLMGSRVSLGPGILCMSKEAGAPGTKLPTHQGTRIRLMKPRPSSVEHTNGTLQPACSLPTGYPGARSSPQDKETESVAKLGCNKLPVRRAATAAIPARAPHSRLRPTGRTTASPKRLPSPKRARLGKDTNSAAAAQALEPSGGEGLSVDTEDKPVGQNLPSAGGMAQSQAGGNSLAPLSSFLPDSALESGGAAPSMQLPGQLLSQELQRVRSELQRVKNELAARDAQCEAYRRTISSLEAQLRAGSLSEGWGEKQACALEGE; the protein is encoded by the exons ATGGTCCATcctgaccagacctacaccgtcccgggtcATTCCATCTTTGATCATTTGTATTTGGTCCAGGATCTCCTGGAGCTCAGGTATAGGTATGGTCTGttgttcaccctcctgtccctggaccaggagaagaCGTTCAACATGAAGGACTCTGTGTATCTCCTGGGCTCTCTGCGGGCGTTCAGCTTcaggccccagtttgtgggttctCTCCAGGTGTTGTTTGCTTCTGCAGAGTGTTTGGTCAGGCTCAGCTGGACCATGACcgagccggtcagcttcgggtgTGAG gtggcggagtcccccttggTGTGCTGGAGGTTGGTCCTGGTGAGAGTCACCAAGATCGGAGACACCCTGGACTATGACCTGGGGGGTTGGGTGGATCCCCAGGCACTTggtcggcgcatggggctctccactcTTACAACCCCCCGGCGCCTACTCCAGGAGATGGAGGCAGCCCTTCCCCCCATGGCTTGGTTTTTCCTTGA CCCCGCGCGCGGCGCTGCCCACGGGCCCGGCCCCCGGCCGGCGGAGGGGCCCCCGGGGGGCGGGCGCAGGGCGGCGGCGGCTCAGGGCGCCGGAGTCCCGGGCGCGGGGGCCGCGCTgccggccggggcgggggggccgcGGCGCCTGAGCCCGCtgtgggaggaggaggcggcggcggcgcgggAGCTCGCCGGGCTCGCGGGAGCGGCGGGCGGCGGGCAGCGGGAGGCGGCTTCCCCCGAGACCCCGCTCTTCCGCAGCTTCTTCGCGGCCGAGTGCCTGGCCATCGCGCGGCAGCTGGAGCGGCCGGGCCCCGAGCTCTCCGGCATCGCGGCCGAGCCCCTGCCCCTGGAGGCGCCCTGGTCCCCGCTGGGGGAGCGTCGGGCGGGCAGCGAGCCCGGGGCGGCCGGCGAGCCCGGGGCGGCCGGCGGCCGGAGCCCGGGGGCCACAGGGGCGGTCCTGCCCGCCGGGCCCGGGGGAGCCCTGCCCGGGAAGGGCGCGGGAGATGCGGAGCGGAGGGGGCTGCCCGGTCTGCAGGCGCGGGCTCTGAGCGCCCTGAACCTGACCGCCGAGCTCCGGGGGCCggctcgggccggcgctcccctcGGGCAGACGACCTTCGAGATCTCCGCGGCGCACCCGCTTGGGTCGACCGTGACCTCGGCTGTGGAAAGGGAGCTACTGGCCGAGCAGTCAAGCCTCAAGGACTCGGAGGTCGATGATCTGGAGCGGAGCAGGTCTGCTTATAGAACCCACGAGCTGGACATCGTCTCCAACGAAAGCACGGTCTCTGTAGGCTCCAGCTCCTTTGCGACCTCCACGCCGCTGATGGGACCAGCAAAGTTTCACTTTGTGACAGGTAGTCCCCTAGGAGATGACTTGGAACAGAGGGACCCAAACCCCTCTAGGCGTTCGATGCCCAGAGAGCTAACCTGCCCAGGTCAGGCTGGCTGTAAATCTGCAGCACCCAAGGTAACCCGGAGCCCCATGCCCAAGTGCGGGAACCTACCTGAAGAGTCCTGTGGCAAGGTCACTCTCAAACCACCTCAGAGGAGTACTGCATTGCCTGTGTCTTCTAGAAGCTGTACCAGTGCTGAAGGCCAAGCTGCTGTCAAATCACTGCCCCTGGCCTTTACCACCCCAAGAACAAGCAGGAGTCTGGCCCTGGCTTCCTTTGAATCTCGGAGAGCTTCTCGAGAGCTGCTGAGAGCAGGCCTGCCTCCAAGGAGCAGAGGCATCTCCTTGGAGGGGAAAGCAACAAGACTGTCTCTAGGTAACTCCCGACCCAGCATGCAGAAAGCAGCTGCCACTGGAAAAACAAGCCAGGGATCCAACGTGGAGACCCAGCCTGCTGCCCaa CTCCCTGCCAGCGGCACTGTGAAGCGGAGTGCTACAAAGCTACCTTGCAGTGACAAGTGCCCCTCATCCCTCCGGCCTCCTGCCAAACTTCCAGGACTCAGTAGCGGCAGCAGACCCTTGCTCATGGGATCCCGGGTTTCTCTGGGTCCAGGGATCCTCTGCATGAGCAAAGAGGCTGGAGCTCCTGGAACCAAACTCCCAACTCACCAAG GTACCAGGATAAGACTAATGAAGCCCAGACCCAGCAGCGTGGAGCACACCAATGGGACCCTGCAGCCAGCATGCTCTCTTCCCACTGGGTATCCAGGAGCCAGATCCAGCCCCCAGGACAAAGAGACTGAAA GTGTCGCCAAACTTGGCTGCAACAAGCTGCCTGTTCGAAGGGCTGCCACTGCTGCGATTCCTGCCAGGGCTCCCCACTCCCGGCTGAGACCAACAGGGAGGACAACAGCCTCCCCCAAAaggctcccttcccccaagcgAGCTCGCCTAGGTAAAG ACActaactcagcagcagctgcacaagCCCTGGAGCCCAGTGGAGGAGAAGGGCTCTCTGTAGACACTGAGGACAAACCTGTGGGGCAAAACTTACCCAGTGCAG GTGGAATGGCCCAGTCTCAGGCAGGTGGGAATTCTCTAGCTCCTCTCAGTAGTTTCCTCCCTGACTCTGCCCTGGAGAGTGGAGGTGCAGCACCCTCTATGCAG CTTCCAGGTCAGCTGCTctcccaggagctgcagagagtaAGGAGTGAGCTGCAAAGAGTGAAGAATGAGCTTG CTGCAAGAGATGCCCAATGTGAAGCCTATCGAAGGACGATCTCCTCCCTGGAGGCTCAGCTGAGGGCAG gctccctctcggagggctggggagagaaacAGGCCTGTGCCTTGGAAGGCGAGTGA